A portion of the Gossypium arboreum isolate Shixiya-1 chromosome 8, ASM2569848v2, whole genome shotgun sequence genome contains these proteins:
- the LOC108466634 gene encoding peroxidase 16-like, with the protein MENRSKIVVSLVLLPLLLTTISAQSTKLTPNFYKTTCPNVESIVRSAVQKKFQQTFVTAPATLRLFFHDCFVRGCDASILLATGNGNAEKDHPDDISLAGDGFDTVIKAKAAVDSNPQCRNKVSCADILALATRDVVQLTGGPFYRVELGRRDGRISTKASVQRQLPGPNFKLDQLNSMFARHGLSQTDMIALSGAHTIGFAHCGRFSKRIFNFSPRNMIDPTLNFRYALQLRQMCPRNVDPRIAINMDPTTPRTFDNAYYKNLQQGMGLFTSDQVLFSDPRSRGTVNLFASSNAAFHNAFVAAITKLGRVGVLTGKQGEIRRDCTRPN; encoded by the exons ATGGAAAACAGAAGCAAAATTGTTGTCTCATTGGTTCTTCTTCCTCTCCTCCTAACTACCATCTCTGCTCAGAGCACTAAGCTCACACCAAACTTCTATAAGACAACATGTCCTAATGTAGAGTCTATTGTCCGATCTGCAGTTCAAAAGAAGTTCCAGCAAACCTTTGTGACAGCTCCCGCAACTCTTCGCCTCTTCTTCCATGACTGCTTTGTTCGT ggATGTGATGCTTCGATATTGCTGGCAACGGGTAATGGTAACGCGGAGAAGGATCATCCGGATGATATCTCCTTAGCCGGAGATGGATTTGACACAGTAATCAAAGCAAAGGCGGCTGTTGATAGTAATCCTCAGTGCAGAAACAAAGTTTCTTGTGCAGACATTTTAGCTCTTGCAACCAGAGATGTCGTACAATTG ACGGGAGGACCGTTTTATAGAGTGGAATTGGGAAGACGTGACGGTAGGATATCTACAAAAGCTAGTGTTCAAAGACAGCTCCCTGGCCCTAATTTCAAGTTAGACCAGCTAAATTCCATGTTTGCCAGGCACGGTCTCTCTCAGACCGATATGATCGCATTGTCCG GTGCACACACCATAGGATTCGCTCATTGTGGTCGTTTCTCTAAGAGGATCTTCAACTTCAGCCCCAGAAACATGATCGACCCTACTCTCAACTTTCGATACGCTCTTCAGCTAAGACAAATGTGCCCAAGGAACGTTGACCCCAGAATTGCCATCAACATGGACCCAACCACACCTCGTACATTCGACAATGCCTACTACAAGAATCTTCAGCAAGGAATGGGTCTCTTCACATCTGATCAGGTTCTATTTTCGGATCCCAGATCCAGAGGCACCGTCAACCTTTTCGCATCAAGCAATGCAGCTTTTCACAATGCTTTCGTGGCTGCCATTACCAAGCTAGGCCGAGTAGGGGTTTTGACAGGAAAACAAGGTGAAATTCGACGCGATTGCACTCGGCCAAACTAG